GTGAAGTATCACGGCGTGGTTCTCGGGCGTAACCAGCATCAATGACCAGATGGACGCGAGGAATAGTCAGTGACGATTCCGAGATGGATGTTGAAACAATGATCCGTGGAGGGCTGCCAGCCTCAGGCTCGTTGAGAATCGCATCTTGCTCTGCCGATGAAATTTGCGAGTGAAGTTCCAATGCCCTGATTCCGCTGGCGGAAATCTGTGCACAGACACGTTGAACTTCGCGCGCTCCGGGTACGAACACCAGGGTGTCCACGGGATGGTTGCTTGCGGCATTTACCTTGGCAGAATACTGCACACTGGTGGTAGCTACATGCCTGAGGTAGTCATCTTTGATGCCGAATTCTGTGACACGAGTAGATGAGTAGCTTTCAAAAATTTCCTCGACATCATACTGTGCGCTCTGGGCGCTGATGATCCTGACGGGTTTTTCAGTTGAGAGGAAATCTGCAAGCTCTTTGGCATGCAAGGTCGCACTCATTAGAACGAGACAGAGGTCATCTCGGAGTTCGCTGACTTGTTTGATCATTGCCAGCAATAAATCGGTGTCAATGGAACGTTCATGGACTTCATCAATGATCACCGCACTGATACCGCCCAAATCTGGGTCTGCCAGCAATCGACGCAACATCAGACCCGCAGTAACAAATTCCACTTCAGTTCTCGCGGAAACCGCACGTTCTCCGCGAACGGAAAAACCGACTTTTTCACCCAGCGTGGAACCATCCAACTGGGCAAGCCTTCGGGCCGCTGCGCGCGCTGCCACGCGACGTGGTTGGGTGACAATAATTTTCCCTGTCAGACCAGCTTCTCGCAGTGCATTGGCCACCATCGGTGGAACGATGGTGGTTTTACCGGATCCTGGCGGGGCTTGAATCACCAGTGGATTGCTAGGGTCCGCCACCAATGCTTGGTAAAGGTCATCTCGGCTGGGACCGAAGGCTAGTCCGGAAGAGATCTGTTCCAGATCAAATGTGCCGCTGTTCATGCCTGACGCCCGGCCCAGAATGAGCGTATGGCATTGACGATTGGTTCAATGGGATACAGCGTTCCACCGTGAGTGCGTCCTGGCAGGGCGACCATTCGAGCGTTGGGCAATGTGCGCACCATGATTTTGTTTTGATCAAAGCGTGGCTGATCCCGGGTACCAATAAGCAACAGGGTTGGAATCTTGATTCTGGCCAAGTCAGCAAGATCAATATTTTGCAGGGTCTCGGCAGCTTCGTAATACGCGGCCAGTGCCAGCGGATCATTTGATTTGAAAGCCAACCGGGTTGCTGGATCCAGTTTGCCACCAGTCTCCTGACCGGTGACGAAGCCTTCAATGTCGCCTCGGCGCAATACTTCCAGATAGCCCGGGAAGAAGAGTTTGCCGATTTCCCCAGGAGTAATTTCGTAAGTGCCGCCGAGCATGATCAACGAAATGACCTGCTCTGGATGAGTCATGGCTAGGTGCAACCCGGTACGGGCTCCAAAAGAGTACCCAACGATGTGCACTCGTTCCAGGCCTAGGTGTTGCAAGACCGCTTGGATGTCACTAACGACTTTATCCATGGTGTACTCGGCGACATCATGAGACTTCGCTGATTTGCCGTGTCCGCGCAAGTCCATTCGGATGGTCCGATGATCCTCGCCCAGTGCTTTGGTGTAACCCAGCCCTCGCCAGATGGAACGAGATAAAGCTGAACCGTGCAGGAAAAGAATTGGCTCTCCCTCGGCTCCGTCATCGTCGAAAAAGATGTCGGAACCATCGACAGGATTATTGATCATCGGCATGTATTCGATTAAATCCCTAATCCAAGGGGAAGGCGAAATCAGAGTTCGCCCGAATCTATCGACATTCCCATCTAATAGGTGAAGACTGAAGATACACGACTAGGTCACGGCGATTGCTCGTGGCTTGGATTAGATTCAGAAGGGGGAAAACGATGAACACGCAACCTGCCAATGGGCAGCCTGCAGATCCCGATGAAGAGAAGAAACTACATGACGAGCACGACGAGGAGCTTGTCGAAGAATGGGAAGACGAGTCTTTCCCCGCTTCTGATCCGCCATCAAATTATTAGGCATCACGTTCCAAGGTGAGAACACACGTGACTCTCAGCTTGTTTCAAGACTCGGCTCCTAGTGTGGTTAATACCTTCTCAAGGTGCGAGTGATCTAGAAGAACCGATTCGTACAGGCGTTACCTCCTTGGCCTGACGGATCGGTTCTTCATTTAAGTTTGGGCAGGCCTAATCCGCTTTGTGGGGCGGTTGCGGTATTACGCATTTAGCAGATTTGCTCGACGGACATGTTGGGCAGTTCACCTTTTGGCATAGTCTGAAGTGGAGTCTCATTGACCTCTGCCCAGTCAGCACAGACGCTGCAAGAAAGGTGCCTCGTGGAATACGAACGAATGCCAGCCACCAAAGAACTACACCGCCCCTATACCGCTGCGGCCGATCGCTATGAACACTATGGCTACCGCCGCGTCGGAGATTCGGGCCTACGTCTTCCACCACTGTCGTTGGGACTGTGGTGGAACTTCGGAGACAACCGACCTTTCGACAATCAACGCGAAATTCTCCGACATGCCTTTGACCACGGCATCAACCACTTCGACCTAGCCAACAACTATGGGCCACCTGCAGGTTCGGCTGAAGAAAACTTTGGCCGCATGATGCGCAAGGACTTCAAGCCCTACCGCAATGAACTGCTCATCTCTTCCAAAGCCGGCTATGACATGTGGCCGGGTCCATATGGCACCTTCGGATCCCGCAAGTACCTTATTGCCTCTTGTGAGGCGTCGCTGGAGAAAATGGGGCTGGACTACGTAGACATCTTCTACTCTCACCGTTTTGATCCAAAGACTCCTCTAGAAGAAACCATTGGCGCTTTGGATACCTTGGTACGCCAGGGCAAGGCCACCTACGTCGGTATTTCTTCATACTCCGCAGAACGTACTGCGCAAGCAAAGCAGATCGCGAATGATCTGGGGACGCCTCTGGTCATTCATCAGCCTTCGTACAATATTCTCAATCCATGGGTTGAACACGGATTGTTGCAGACCTTGGAAAAGGAACGCATGGGCGCCATTGCGTTTACACCGTTGGCTCAGGGTCTGCTGACCGACAAATATTTGTCGACCACTGATGTTGAACGACAGGGCGGACGTCGTTCGCTCGAAAGTCAGTTGACCGAGGAGAACTTGACCAAGGTCCGTCGGCTGAATGAAGTCGCACAGAAGCGTGGCCAGTCCTTGGCGCAGATGGCGTTGGCGTGGCTGTTGCGCGATGGTGCTGCAACTTCCGTACTGATTGGCGCTTCTTCCACTAAACAGCTGGACGAAAATCTGGGTGCGTTGAAGAACCTTGAATTCAGTGAAACAGAGTTGTCCCAGATCGCTGACATCGCCCAGGGTGACGCCGGCATCGACTGGTGGCGCGCCTCAGCAATCAGCTAACTAGCAACCAGATACGGCCGATTAGTCGTTTTCATAGCCGTGGTTTCCCCGCTTTCACTTGGGAGACCACGGCTTTGCTAGGGCTTATAACACGTCCTGTTTTCGACGGGTGAAAGTTACTTCTTCATACTGGCTCAAACTCATTTCTGAGGATAAGCTCGGAGAAGACGCACAATGAAGTGAATTACATTCATTTATTGGGTGAAGTTCGATAGCGTCAAGATAAAGACTTACGCTGACCAATCTGCACAAACGAAGGAGCATTGATGAGCGCCCCAACCTACAAGGTCTTGAACCCGGCCACCGGAGACGTTGTCGAAGAATTTGACGCAGCAACTGACGAACAAGTTGAGCAGGCGCTTACCGCCGCGCAGTCCGCTTATGAGTCGTGGCAGGACGTCGACATCAACGAACGCGCAAAGATTGTCTCCAAGGTCGGAGCACTCTTCGCCGAACGTGCTGATGAACTGGGCAAGATCATGACCACTGAAATGGGTAAGCCACTATCTGAAGCAGTTGGCGAAGCACAGTTCTGCCAGGAGATCTTCGAATACTTCGCCACCGAGGGTCCAACCCTTGCAGCGGATCAGGAAATTAAGTCGTTCTCAGGCGGCAAGGCTGTTGTACAGAAGCGCCCGGTAGGTCCGCTGCTGGGCATCATGCCTTGGAACTTCCCGCTGTACCAGGTGGCTCGATTCGCAGCACCTAACCTGATGCTGGGCAACACCATTCTCCTGAAGCATGCTGAGTCCTGCCCACGTTCGGCACTGGCCATCCAGGAAATCATGGACGAAGCCGGCGTTCCAGCGGGCGTGTACAACAACGTCTTTGCAACCCATGATCAGATCTCCACCATCATTGCTGATCCTCGCATCCAAGGCGTTTCCTTGACCGGTTCCGAACGTGCCGGCGCCATTATCGGCGAACAGGCTGGACGCAACCTCAAGAAGGCCGTATTGGAACTTGGCGGTTCAGATCCGTTTGTTGTCCTTGATTCCGATGATGTCCCAGGCATCGTTGATACGGCGTGGGGCTACCGCATTGATAACACCGGTCAGGCCTGCAACTCGAACAAGCGCATGATTGTCATGGAAGACATCTACGACGAGTTCGTTGCAGAACTAACCAAGCGCGCCGATGGCTTGAAGCCAGGTGACCCAATGGAAGAAGCCGAGGGAACCTTCGCTCCGCTTTCCTCACGTAAAGCTGCGGAATCCCTGCATGAGCAGGTTCAGGATGCAGTATCCAAGGGTGCAACCTTGCACGCTGGTGGCGTTCTGCATGATGGCCCATCAGCCTACTACTCCCCTGCCGTCCTTACCGGGATCACCAAGGATATGCGTGCGTACTACGAAGAGCTCTTCGGTCCAGTAGCCGTCGTATACAAGGTCAGCAGCGATGAGGAAGCCACTGAACTGGCCAACGACACCATCTACGGTTTGGGCGGCTCTGTTCACTCCACGGATGTGGAACGCGCTTCCAAGGTTGCTCAGAAACTGCAGTCAGGTATGACCAATGTCAACGTGGCCAGCGCCGAAGGTGCTGAGATGCCGTTTGGTGGCGTGAAGCGTTCAGGTTTCGGCCGTGAGCTGGGTCCACTAGGCATGGACGAATTCGTGAACAAGCGTCTGTTCTATGTAGGCGAGTAACGATCTGAAGCGACTTCGCTTCG
The nucleotide sequence above comes from Glutamicibacter sp. B1. Encoded proteins:
- a CDS encoding alpha/beta fold hydrolase — encoded protein: MPMINNPVDGSDIFFDDDGAEGEPILFLHGSALSRSIWRGLGYTKALGEDHRTIRMDLRGHGKSAKSHDVAEYTMDKVVSDIQAVLQHLGLERVHIVGYSFGARTGLHLAMTHPEQVISLIMLGGTYEITPGEIGKLFFPGYLEVLRRGDIEGFVTGQETGGKLDPATRLAFKSNDPLALAAYYEAAETLQNIDLADLARIKIPTLLLIGTRDQPRFDQNKIMVRTLPNARMVALPGRTHGGTLYPIEPIVNAIRSFWAGRQA
- the mgrA gene encoding L-glyceraldehyde 3-phosphate reductase: MPATKELHRPYTAAADRYEHYGYRRVGDSGLRLPPLSLGLWWNFGDNRPFDNQREILRHAFDHGINHFDLANNYGPPAGSAEENFGRMMRKDFKPYRNELLISSKAGYDMWPGPYGTFGSRKYLIASCEASLEKMGLDYVDIFYSHRFDPKTPLEETIGALDTLVRQGKATYVGISSYSAERTAQAKQIANDLGTPLVIHQPSYNILNPWVEHGLLQTLEKERMGAIAFTPLAQGLLTDKYLSTTDVERQGGRRSLESQLTEENLTKVRRLNEVAQKRGQSLAQMALAWLLRDGAATSVLIGASSTKQLDENLGALKNLEFSETELSQIADIAQGDAGIDWWRASAIS
- a CDS encoding NAD-dependent succinate-semialdehyde dehydrogenase; protein product: MSAPTYKVLNPATGDVVEEFDAATDEQVEQALTAAQSAYESWQDVDINERAKIVSKVGALFAERADELGKIMTTEMGKPLSEAVGEAQFCQEIFEYFATEGPTLAADQEIKSFSGGKAVVQKRPVGPLLGIMPWNFPLYQVARFAAPNLMLGNTILLKHAESCPRSALAIQEIMDEAGVPAGVYNNVFATHDQISTIIADPRIQGVSLTGSERAGAIIGEQAGRNLKKAVLELGGSDPFVVLDSDDVPGIVDTAWGYRIDNTGQACNSNKRMIVMEDIYDEFVAELTKRADGLKPGDPMEEAEGTFAPLSSRKAAESLHEQVQDAVSKGATLHAGGVLHDGPSAYYSPAVLTGITKDMRAYYEELFGPVAVVYKVSSDEEATELANDTIYGLGGSVHSTDVERASKVAQKLQSGMTNVNVASAEGAEMPFGGVKRSGFGRELGPLGMDEFVNKRLFYVGE